One window from the genome of Micromonospora aurantiaca ATCC 27029 encodes:
- the rpmG gene encoding 50S ribosomal protein L33, translating to MARQTDVRPIVRLRSTAGTGYTYVTRKNRRNDPDRLVLRKYDPVVRRHVEFREAR from the coding sequence ATGGCCCGCCAGACCGACGTCCGCCCGATCGTGCGGCTGCGCAGCACCGCCGGCACCGGCTACACGTACGTGACCCGCAAGAACCGCCGCAACGACCCCGACCGCCTGGTCCTGCGCAAGTACGACCCGGTCGTACGCCGCCACGTCGAGTTCCGCGAGGCCCGCTGA
- a CDS encoding WxL protein peptidoglycan domain-containing protein has translation MRLLAAIATGIALLGAAPAPPVPTPSASSAPSAVTWGVAPSSAKGPNGRPAFAYKLDPGATLTDYVAVTNHSARPLTLNLYASDAFTTAQGGFDLLAGGRQPTDVGAWVRLKQRRVTIPSTSRLIVPFTLTVPDNATPGDHAGGIVASLAATTADAQGNQVAVDHRVGARIYLRVTGELQPALAVEDLRVRHSGSLNPLAGGTLTATFTVRNTGNVRLTGRPTLGVAGLFGLGRRSVDAAALPEILPGGELTTTVRMTGVPPLFRLTASGAVTPAAVGDQVLDPPPGVDTARASVWAVPWSQLVLLALLALAVWALIAARRRRARQIARAVATAREQGRMEASRDTDRTSGGRDAAVPAAIGASAPSGGDDATTPDRSTPRVDRPDQGRDNRRPDIDHTGRDTP, from the coding sequence ATGCGCCTGCTCGCCGCCATCGCCACCGGCATCGCCCTGCTCGGCGCGGCGCCTGCTCCGCCCGTGCCGACGCCGAGCGCATCGTCGGCGCCGTCCGCCGTGACCTGGGGGGTGGCGCCGTCGAGCGCGAAGGGTCCGAATGGCCGACCGGCGTTCGCCTACAAGCTTGACCCGGGCGCCACCCTGACCGACTACGTCGCGGTCACCAACCACTCGGCGCGCCCGCTCACCCTGAACCTCTACGCCAGCGACGCGTTCACCACCGCCCAGGGCGGCTTTGACCTGCTGGCCGGCGGCCGGCAGCCCACCGATGTCGGCGCCTGGGTCCGCCTCAAGCAACGCCGCGTGACCATTCCGTCGACGTCCCGCCTGATCGTTCCGTTCACCCTCACGGTGCCGGACAACGCCACCCCGGGTGACCACGCCGGAGGGATCGTTGCCTCACTGGCCGCCACGACGGCCGACGCCCAGGGCAACCAGGTCGCCGTCGACCACCGCGTCGGCGCGCGGATCTACCTGCGGGTGACCGGTGAGCTGCAACCGGCGCTGGCCGTCGAAGACCTGCGGGTGCGGCACAGCGGCTCGCTCAACCCCCTGGCTGGTGGCACGCTCACCGCCACCTTCACCGTCCGGAACACCGGCAACGTCCGGCTCACCGGCCGGCCAACGCTCGGCGTGGCGGGTCTCTTCGGTCTCGGCCGGCGCTCAGTGGACGCGGCGGCCCTGCCGGAGATCCTGCCTGGCGGTGAGCTGACCACCACCGTACGCATGACGGGTGTCCCGCCGCTGTTCCGGCTGACCGCGAGCGGCGCTGTCACGCCCGCCGCCGTGGGCGACCAGGTCCTCGACCCGCCGCCGGGGGTCGACACGGCGCGGGCCTCGGTCTGGGCGGTGCCCTGGTCGCAGCTGGTCCTGCTGGCCCTGCTCGCCCTCGCGGTCTGGGCGCTGATCGCCGCTCGCCGGCGGCGGGCGCGACAGATCGCGCGGGCGGTGGCCACGGCCCGGGAGCAGGGCCGCATGGAGGCCAGCCGGGACACCGACCGGACCTCCGGCGGCCGGGACGCCGCGGTTCCCGCCGCGATCGGTGCGAGCGCCCCGTCCGGCGGCGACGACGCGACGACGCCGGACCGTTCGACGCCGCGGGTCGATCGGCCCGACCAGGGCCGCGACAACCGACGACCGGACATCGACCACACGGGGAGGGACACGCCGTGA
- a CDS encoding TIGR03773 family transporter-associated surface protein: MTMRSMRAGAAGLALAVLALTAGTTQAAAEPAAITTVGADLVSVALDGDALSLRIRDAAQVARDVPGHDPAEVILGPEGGLAGRVPPGKAFAFLGPAGQPVWSLSAGDTGFPALDTTGVRPDALADATVTLTLGNIEGPGTFTAYTLSGLGTASPLFGSGATVTRSVKLPAATRTAGVVWAFDAAGDYRLTLAASAALRSGGTVNAEATYRIRVPAIVPAGQVPPPAAPQRTTPDEQPTARTFAAPAEAKPAAAPTPAAAPPPAAKAATTAAGARQVIADGHVDMGPQLAGDAWTIRIKDDRTSPAVWRETADVVLQVKDNAKITVPAGAEFLGKQGDTVWLLPQSQQAGIVWPGWNTQHPSVVSGIKGTVTWTLKGVTGPGRYALFLTGSFGKADVLFDSAKPFPQQLSVPLNTHAHGNWAFTKPGLYRLAVQMSGTTTAGKAVTDTRTLTIAVGDSTDPTSGFGPGSGSAGGGDNDGKEQGGAGRLPRTGTGWVLSAGAAGVVLVAAGAVLVMLTRRRRAGLADTETVNT; encoded by the coding sequence ATGACGATGAGAAGCATGCGTGCCGGCGCCGCCGGCCTCGCCTTGGCCGTGCTGGCCCTGACCGCAGGGACGACGCAGGCGGCCGCGGAACCGGCCGCGATCACCACTGTCGGCGCGGACCTGGTCTCGGTGGCGCTCGACGGTGACGCGCTGTCGCTGCGCATCCGGGACGCCGCGCAGGTAGCTCGCGACGTGCCCGGGCATGACCCGGCCGAGGTGATACTCGGCCCCGAAGGCGGCCTGGCCGGCCGGGTACCGCCCGGCAAGGCCTTCGCCTTCCTCGGACCGGCGGGCCAGCCGGTGTGGTCACTGTCCGCCGGGGACACTGGGTTCCCGGCCCTGGACACCACCGGCGTACGCCCCGACGCCCTCGCCGACGCCACGGTGACCCTCACCCTGGGCAACATCGAGGGGCCGGGAACGTTCACCGCCTACACCCTGTCCGGTCTCGGCACGGCGAGCCCGCTCTTCGGCAGCGGCGCGACGGTGACCCGGTCGGTGAAGCTGCCAGCGGCAACGCGCACCGCCGGTGTGGTGTGGGCCTTCGACGCCGCCGGCGACTACCGGCTCACCCTGGCCGCATCGGCGGCCCTGCGCTCCGGTGGAACGGTCAACGCGGAGGCGACCTACCGGATCCGTGTACCGGCGATCGTCCCGGCCGGGCAGGTACCGCCACCGGCGGCGCCGCAGCGGACGACGCCGGACGAGCAGCCGACGGCGCGCACGTTCGCCGCTCCCGCTGAGGCGAAGCCGGCTGCGGCACCGACGCCCGCCGCCGCGCCACCGCCGGCCGCGAAGGCGGCGACCACGGCGGCCGGCGCCCGGCAGGTGATCGCCGACGGGCACGTCGACATGGGCCCGCAACTCGCGGGCGACGCGTGGACGATCCGGATCAAGGACGACCGCACCAGCCCCGCCGTGTGGCGGGAGACCGCCGACGTGGTTCTGCAGGTCAAGGACAACGCGAAGATCACCGTTCCGGCCGGCGCGGAGTTCCTCGGCAAGCAGGGCGACACGGTGTGGCTGCTACCGCAGTCCCAGCAGGCCGGCATCGTCTGGCCCGGCTGGAACACCCAGCACCCGTCGGTCGTGTCCGGCATCAAGGGCACCGTTACCTGGACGCTCAAGGGCGTCACCGGGCCCGGCCGGTACGCCCTGTTCCTGACCGGCTCCTTCGGCAAGGCCGACGTGCTGTTCGACTCCGCCAAGCCCTTCCCGCAGCAGCTGAGCGTCCCGCTGAACACCCACGCGCACGGCAACTGGGCGTTCACCAAGCCCGGCCTGTACCGCCTCGCAGTGCAGATGAGCGGCACCACCACCGCGGGCAAGGCGGTCACCGACACCAGGACGCTCACCATCGCCGTCGGCGACAGCACCGACCCGACTAGTGGCTTCGGGCCGGGCAGCGGCTCCGCAGGCGGCGGAGACAACGACGGGAAGGAGCAGGGCGGTGCCGGCCGTCTGCCGCGTACCGGCACCGGGTGGGTGCTGTCGGCCGGCGCGGCCGGCGTGGTCCTCGTCGCCGCCGGGGCCGTGCTGGTGATGCTCACCCGTCGGCGCCGCGCCGGCCTCGCCGACACCGAGACGGTGAACACGTGA
- a CDS encoding anchored repeat ABC transporter, substrate-binding protein yields MSPLVAPRLWLRRAILPLLIVGLVAGCRSEVALSANDERLQVITTTGILRDLVSNVGGDRVAVSSLVPDGADPHSYEPSLRDIRDVVYADVAFSNYLLLEEQAIIKALDANLRDGVPNISLAEGAVKYAAEIIPLVEDVSLDTIWLGMRVRGTGAMLGANRASDVLVSATSTDGPGEVVAYLTESFGNPSFYVDSTDGFDPANGFRDDTATLPPDAHTHMSWAFTKPGVYRLTMRAQLAVDAQSPPVAMGEQVFTFAVGVDPHSVPGMTGAAVLNSGHADLTVDLDQRRLYLFADPEGSGEASQRVYDPARTVIEVPSKALLEVPGDRRFRFLGRPGTQVYQLPQAVLGKHVHGEIDPHLWQNVRNAISYTELIRDTLIAADPQGAPVYRSNAAAYIRELEELDSYVRDTIARIPPSRRHLITTHDAFGYLGQAYGIQISGFVTPNPAVEPSLADRRRLVETIRNLRIPAVFLEPGLAARSTTLNEVAREEGLRVCAIYGDTLDGDITSYVQMMRFNAESLHECLTTDKQGRTQ; encoded by the coding sequence GTGAGCCCGCTGGTCGCGCCGCGGCTGTGGCTGCGGCGGGCGATCCTGCCGCTGCTGATCGTGGGGCTGGTCGCCGGCTGCCGGTCGGAGGTGGCGTTGAGCGCCAACGACGAGCGCCTGCAGGTCATCACGACCACCGGAATCCTGCGGGACCTGGTGAGCAACGTCGGCGGCGACCGGGTAGCGGTCAGCTCGTTGGTGCCCGACGGCGCCGATCCGCACAGCTACGAGCCGTCGCTGCGGGACATCCGCGACGTCGTCTACGCCGACGTCGCGTTCAGCAACTACCTGCTGCTGGAGGAGCAGGCCATCATCAAGGCGCTGGATGCGAACCTGCGCGACGGCGTCCCGAACATCTCGCTGGCCGAGGGAGCGGTGAAGTACGCCGCGGAGATCATCCCGCTGGTGGAGGACGTGTCGCTGGACACCATCTGGCTGGGCATGCGGGTACGCGGCACCGGCGCGATGCTCGGGGCGAACCGCGCCTCGGACGTGTTGGTCAGCGCCACCTCCACCGACGGCCCGGGCGAGGTGGTCGCGTACCTGACCGAGTCGTTCGGCAACCCGTCGTTCTACGTCGACTCCACCGACGGGTTCGATCCCGCAAACGGCTTCCGCGACGACACCGCCACGCTGCCGCCCGATGCGCACACGCATATGAGTTGGGCGTTCACCAAGCCCGGTGTCTACCGGCTGACCATGCGGGCGCAGCTGGCCGTCGATGCGCAGTCGCCGCCGGTGGCGATGGGCGAGCAGGTGTTCACGTTCGCCGTGGGGGTGGATCCGCACTCGGTGCCGGGCATGACGGGCGCGGCGGTTCTGAACTCCGGGCACGCCGACCTCACCGTCGACCTCGACCAGCGGCGGCTCTACCTGTTCGCCGATCCCGAGGGCAGCGGCGAGGCCAGCCAGCGGGTCTACGACCCGGCCCGCACCGTCATCGAGGTCCCGAGCAAGGCGCTGCTCGAGGTGCCCGGTGACCGAAGGTTCCGGTTCCTCGGCCGGCCCGGCACCCAGGTCTACCAGCTTCCGCAGGCGGTCCTTGGCAAGCACGTGCACGGCGAGATCGACCCGCACCTGTGGCAGAACGTCCGCAACGCCATCTCCTACACCGAACTCATCCGCGACACCCTCATCGCAGCCGACCCCCAGGGCGCGCCGGTCTACCGGTCGAACGCCGCGGCCTACATCCGGGAGCTGGAAGAACTGGACTCCTACGTCCGGGACACCATCGCCCGGATCCCGCCGTCGCGGCGGCATCTGATCACCACCCATGACGCGTTCGGCTACCTGGGACAGGCGTACGGCATCCAGATCTCCGGGTTCGTCACCCCGAACCCGGCTGTCGAGCCGAGCCTGGCCGACCGGCGCCGCCTGGTCGAGACCATCCGCAACCTGAGGATCCCCGCGGTGTTCCTGGAACCCGGCCTCGCCGCCCGGTCCACCACCCTGAATGAAGTCGCCCGCGAGGAAGGGCTGCGCGTGTGTGCGATCTACGGCGACACCCTCGACGGCGACATCACCAGCTACGTCCAGATGATGCGGTTCAACGCCGAGTCGCTGCACGAGTGCCTGACCACCGACAAGCAGGGGAGGACCCAGTGA
- a CDS encoding choice-of-anchor M domain-containing protein, with the protein MTQCALATLIAVTMTQTPATAKEPTPGLSQSIAADQPLATDRAELSAGHVDLGPRYVDNQWTLLIHDGTQARPVWRNPDETVLRVSDAALQTVPDDPAYAFLGVDAGERVYVVPQVQNPDVVWLGWNTQDPRVMQSIDRGVTLTLLGVRGPGSLTTYLQSGTFAAPQPLWRSTEPKAQPFWAEVNTHTHANWVFTAPGVYLIAVQVSADLISGETVTATRTLRFAVGDATSTDEAYAATADIPVPAGQASPAGDRTGAAERTDGSDRPLMVGLTVAAALLAVGLVLLLLRGRGAKRRAERERAASPSKEKL; encoded by the coding sequence ATGACGCAGTGCGCGCTGGCGACGCTGATCGCAGTGACGATGACGCAGACGCCCGCGACGGCCAAGGAGCCCACCCCCGGTCTGAGCCAGTCGATCGCCGCCGACCAGCCCCTCGCCACCGACCGGGCGGAACTGTCCGCCGGGCACGTCGACCTCGGCCCCCGCTACGTCGACAACCAGTGGACGCTGCTGATCCACGACGGCACCCAGGCCCGGCCGGTGTGGCGCAACCCCGACGAGACCGTGCTGCGGGTCTCCGACGCCGCGCTACAGACCGTTCCCGACGACCCGGCGTACGCCTTCCTCGGCGTCGACGCCGGCGAACGGGTGTACGTGGTGCCGCAGGTCCAGAACCCCGACGTCGTGTGGCTCGGCTGGAACACCCAGGACCCGCGGGTGATGCAGAGCATCGACCGCGGCGTCACCCTGACCCTGCTCGGCGTACGCGGGCCAGGCAGTCTCACGACGTACCTGCAGTCGGGCACCTTCGCCGCCCCGCAGCCGCTGTGGCGCTCCACCGAGCCAAAGGCGCAACCCTTCTGGGCCGAGGTCAACACCCACACCCACGCCAACTGGGTCTTCACCGCACCTGGCGTCTACCTGATCGCGGTGCAGGTCTCCGCCGACCTGATCAGCGGCGAGACGGTGACAGCGACCCGCACGTTGCGGTTCGCCGTGGGAGACGCCACCAGCACCGACGAGGCGTACGCCGCCACCGCGGACATCCCCGTGCCAGCGGGGCAGGCATCGCCCGCCGGCGATCGGACCGGAGCCGCCGAGCGGACCGACGGCTCCGACAGGCCACTGATGGTGGGGCTGACGGTCGCAGCCGCCCTGCTGGCCGTCGGTCTGGTCCTACTGCTCCTGCGCGGGCGCGGCGCGAAGCGGCGAGCCGAACGGGAACGCGCCGCCTCACCGTCGAAGGAGAAGCTGTGA
- the rpmB gene encoding 50S ribosomal protein L28, whose protein sequence is MSRRCDVTGAKPSFGNAVSHSHRRTRRRWNPNLQNHRFWLPSERRWVRLNLTAKALKTVDRKGIEKVVAEMRARGVTL, encoded by the coding sequence GTGTCCCGACGTTGTGACGTCACCGGCGCGAAGCCGAGCTTCGGCAACGCCGTGTCCCACTCCCACCGGCGCACCCGCCGCCGCTGGAACCCCAACCTGCAGAACCACCGCTTCTGGCTGCCCTCGGAGCGCCGCTGGGTGCGACTGAACCTGACGGCCAAGGCGCTGAAGACCGTGGACCGCAAGGGCATCGAGAAGGTCGTCGCCGAGATGCGCGCCCGGGGAGTGACGCTCTGA
- a CDS encoding anchored repeat-type ABC transporter ATP-binding subunit has product MELGGRPVLRDIRLTLDRGEMVGLLGPNGAGKTTLLRAILALTRTRAGRVLVEGKPSRPGRSGIGYVPQRHEFTWDFPISVEQAVMTGRAGRMGLLRRPGVTDWRAVGDALDRVQLTELRHRPVGELSGGQRQRVLVARALALAPRILLLDEPFTGLDMPTQELLGQLFTSLAGEEHAVLMTTHDLVAAVDTCSRLVLLNGRIIADGHPADLQDAELWTKTFGVSATSPLLKLVRAT; this is encoded by the coding sequence GTGGAGCTCGGCGGCCGGCCGGTCCTGCGGGACATACGCCTGACGCTGGATCGGGGCGAGATGGTCGGGCTGCTCGGACCCAACGGTGCCGGCAAGACCACCCTGCTGCGCGCCATCCTGGCCCTGACCCGCACCCGCGCCGGTCGGGTGCTCGTCGAGGGCAAGCCGTCGCGGCCCGGCCGGTCCGGCATCGGCTACGTTCCCCAGCGCCACGAGTTCACCTGGGACTTTCCCATCTCCGTCGAGCAGGCCGTCATGACCGGTCGGGCCGGCCGCATGGGGCTGCTGCGCCGCCCCGGCGTCACCGACTGGCGGGCCGTCGGCGACGCGCTGGACCGAGTGCAGCTCACCGAGCTGCGCCACCGACCGGTCGGCGAGCTGTCCGGTGGGCAACGCCAACGCGTCCTGGTCGCCCGGGCCCTCGCCCTCGCGCCGCGCATCCTGCTGCTCGACGAGCCGTTCACCGGCCTCGACATGCCCACCCAGGAACTGCTGGGCCAGTTGTTCACCAGCCTGGCCGGCGAGGAGCACGCGGTGCTGATGACCACCCACGACCTCGTCGCCGCGGTGGACACCTGTAGCCGCCTGGTGCTGCTCAACGGCCGGATCATCGCCGACGGACACCCGGCGGACCTGCAGGACGCCGAGCTGTGGACCAAGACCTTCGGGGTGAGCGCCACTTCCCCCCTGCTGAAACTCGTGAGGGCGACCTGA
- the rpsN gene encoding 30S ribosomal protein S14, whose product MAKKSLVNRQTRREKLVARHAQARAALKRLVAHPDTDPDARAEAVRRLSRLPRDSSPVRLRSRDQIDGRPRGVLTRFGLSRVRFRELALRGEMPGVRKASW is encoded by the coding sequence ATGGCCAAGAAGAGCCTGGTCAACCGGCAGACGCGCCGCGAGAAACTGGTCGCTCGGCACGCGCAGGCGCGGGCGGCGCTGAAGCGGCTGGTCGCCCATCCGGACACCGACCCGGACGCACGCGCCGAGGCGGTCCGCCGGCTCAGCCGACTCCCGCGCGACTCCAGCCCTGTGCGACTGCGGTCACGCGACCAGATTGACGGGCGCCCGCGCGGGGTGCTGACCCGGTTCGGGCTGTCCCGGGTGCGGTTTCGCGAGCTGGCCCTGCGCGGCGAGATGCCAGGAGTGCGCAAGGCCTCGTGGTGA
- a CDS encoding choice-of-anchor M domain-containing protein, which produces MNATVRARGFAALLAGAVVVAGTVLAPTAASAAEKVVLSKGHTDAVDVHYSDGKLSLKVNDDTVSPAMKRDPADVTFQVLPEAAMAVPDDPRFAFLGPAGSQVWLLPMTQDPDLLWPGWNTTTLDSGVFEGNKVRLSLVGVQGPGNVTLFTQDSFGGPIVKFRGDDGLPDAIDVPVKTHAHSNWAFSTQGSYTLKFQADATLTDGTTVSTGPVDYTFVVGELSGGGPEVSLSVSGMADEYQPNDTVTLTAVQTPQTELDHYHWFSKCPGAADWTVIAGEAGASYSFTATRELNACEYVAKLYDNDHGVAATSEPVTLWVAFPPQEPGTSQTITASIDETQGALVISVNPDDRAVVLPPAQLTAGGDRWESTGELRPVTVTDTRAGQPGWSASGQIPADFTGPDGVTFSAGYLGWTPQVLTQGAAQGVVAGPQVAPYVVGSGGGLGTSAVLGSAPAGAGRGTAQLGAGLRLSLPTETAAGTYTATLTLTAI; this is translated from the coding sequence ATGAATGCGACAGTGAGGGCTCGCGGTTTCGCGGCCCTGCTCGCCGGGGCGGTGGTGGTCGCCGGCACGGTGCTCGCGCCGACCGCTGCGTCGGCGGCGGAGAAGGTGGTGCTGTCCAAGGGGCACACCGATGCGGTCGACGTGCACTACAGCGACGGGAAGCTGTCGTTGAAGGTCAACGACGACACGGTCAGCCCCGCGATGAAGCGGGACCCGGCGGATGTGACGTTCCAGGTCCTGCCGGAGGCGGCCATGGCCGTTCCGGACGATCCCCGGTTCGCCTTCCTCGGGCCGGCCGGCAGCCAGGTCTGGCTGCTGCCGATGACCCAGGATCCGGATCTGCTGTGGCCGGGTTGGAACACCACGACGCTCGACTCGGGTGTATTCGAGGGAAACAAGGTGCGGCTGAGCCTCGTCGGCGTGCAGGGGCCGGGCAACGTCACGCTGTTCACGCAGGACTCGTTCGGCGGTCCGATCGTCAAGTTCCGCGGTGACGACGGGCTGCCCGACGCGATCGACGTGCCAGTGAAGACCCACGCCCACTCGAACTGGGCGTTCAGCACGCAGGGCAGCTACACCCTGAAGTTCCAGGCCGATGCGACGCTGACCGACGGCACGACGGTCAGCACCGGGCCGGTCGACTACACGTTCGTCGTCGGCGAGCTGTCCGGCGGTGGGCCGGAGGTGAGCCTGTCGGTCAGCGGCATGGCCGACGAGTACCAGCCCAACGACACGGTGACGCTCACCGCGGTGCAGACGCCGCAGACGGAGCTGGACCACTACCACTGGTTCAGCAAGTGTCCGGGCGCGGCGGACTGGACGGTCATCGCGGGCGAGGCGGGCGCGAGCTACTCGTTCACCGCGACCCGGGAGCTAAACGCCTGCGAGTACGTGGCCAAGCTCTACGACAACGACCACGGCGTGGCCGCGACCAGCGAGCCGGTGACCCTCTGGGTGGCGTTCCCGCCGCAGGAGCCGGGCACGTCGCAGACGATCACCGCGTCGATCGACGAGACGCAGGGTGCGCTGGTGATCAGCGTCAACCCGGACGACCGGGCCGTGGTGCTGCCGCCCGCGCAGCTCACCGCAGGCGGCGACCGGTGGGAGAGCACCGGGGAGCTGCGGCCGGTCACGGTGACCGACACCCGCGCCGGTCAGCCGGGATGGAGCGCCTCCGGGCAGATCCCGGCCGACTTCACCGGCCCGGACGGTGTGACGTTCAGCGCCGGTTACCTCGGCTGGACCCCGCAGGTCCTGACCCAGGGCGCTGCGCAGGGCGTGGTCGCCGGCCCGCAGGTGGCCCCGTACGTCGTCGGTAGCGGCGGTGGCCTCGGCACCAGCGCGGTGCTGGGTTCAGCGCCGGCCGGCGCCGGGCGTGGCACCGCCCAGCTGGGTGCGGGGCTGCGGCTGAGCCTGCCCACGGAGACCGCCGCGGGAACCTACACCGCGACCCTCACCCTCACCGCAATCTGA